From Camelina sativa cultivar DH55 chromosome 7, Cs, whole genome shotgun sequence, one genomic window encodes:
- the LOC104701329 gene encoding probable lactoylglutathione lyase, chloroplastic isoform X2 has translation MAASSIRPSLGCFSSSSPRFPVSYLSRNLSRTLHVPQSQLFGLNSHKLLRRSVNCLGVAESGKAAQASTATSQDDLLSFVKNDKRRMLHVVYRVGDLDRTIKFYTECLGMKLLRKRDIPEEKYTNAFLGYGPEDSHFVIELTYNYGVDKYDVGAGFGHFGIAVDDVAKTVELVKAKGGKVSREPGPVKGGKTVIAFIEDPDGYKFELLERGPTPEPLCQVMLRVGDLDRAIKFYEKAFGMELLRTRDNPEYKYTIAMMGYGPEDKFPVLELTYNYGVTEYDKGNAYAQIAIGTDDVYKTAEAIKLFGGKITREPGPLPGISTKITACLDPDGWKSVFVDNIDFLKELE, from the exons ATGGCGGCGTCCTCAATCCGACCTTCCCTCGGCTGCTTCTCCTCTTCATCTCCTCGTTTCCCCGTTTCTTACCTCTCCAGAAATCTCTCTCGCACTCTCC ATGTACCTCAATCACagctttttggtttaaattctcATAAGCTTTTGAGAAGAAGTGTAAACTGTTTAGGAGTGGCTGAGTCTGGTAAAGCAGCTCAAGCTAGCACAGCTACTAGTCAAGATGATCTTCTCAGCTTTGTTAAAAATGACAAGAGAAGAATGCTTCATGTTGTTTATCGCGTTGGCGATTTGGACAGGACGATTAA ATTCTACACTGAATGTCTTGGAATGAAGCTTCTACGCAAGCGTGATATACCTgaagaaaaatatactaatgCTTTCCTTGGTTATGGACCTGAAGATTCACACTTCGTCATTGAGCTCACTTATA ATTATGGAGTTGACAAGTATGACGTCGGGGCTGGTTTTGGTCACTTTGGTATTGCTGTTGACGAT GTGGCGAAAACTGTAGAGCTTGTTAAAGCCAAAGGGGGCAAAGTATCCCGGGAGCCTGGTCCTGTCAAAGGTGGCAAAACTGTAATCGCATTCATTGAAGATCCTGATGGTTACAAATTTGAACTCTTGGAAAGAGGTCCTACACCAGAACCTCTTTGCCAAGTTATGCTCCGTGTTGGTGATCTCGATAGGGCCATAAAGTTCTATGAGAAG GCTTTTGGAATGGAACTTCTGCGAACAAGAGACAACCCAGAGTACAAG TACACGATAGCTATGATGGGATATGGTCCAGAAGATAAATTTCCTGTCCTAGAGCTGACATATAACTATGGTGTTACAGAATACGATAAAGGAAATGCTTATGCTCAG ATTGCAATAGGGACGGATGATGTGTACAAAACTGCAGAAGCTATAAAACTCTTTGGGGGGAAAATCACGAGGGAACCTGGTCCCTTACCAGGTATAAGCACGAAGATCACCGCGTGTCTGGATCCTGATGGTTGGAAATCG GTGTTTGTGGACAACATTGACTTTCTCAAGGAACTGGAGTGA
- the LOC104701329 gene encoding probable lactoylglutathione lyase, chloroplastic isoform X1: MAASSIRPSLGCFSSSSPRFPVSYLSRNLSRTLHVPQSQLFGLNSHKLLRRSVNCLGVAESGKAAQASTATSQDDLLSFVKNDKRRMLHVVYRVGDLDRTIKFYTECLGMKLLRKRDIPEEKYTNAFLGYGPEDSHFVIELTYNYGVDKYDVGAGFGHFGIAVDDVAKTVELVKAKGGKVSREPGPVKGGKTVIAFIEDPDGYKFELLERGPTPEPLCQVMLRVGDLDRAIKFYEKAFGMELLRTRDNPEYKYTIAMMGYGPEDKFPVLELTYNYGVTEYDKGNAYAQIAIGTDDVYKTAEAIKLFGGKITREPGPLPGISTKITACLDPDGWKSVRDWCVEIDHIGQH; encoded by the exons ATGGCGGCGTCCTCAATCCGACCTTCCCTCGGCTGCTTCTCCTCTTCATCTCCTCGTTTCCCCGTTTCTTACCTCTCCAGAAATCTCTCTCGCACTCTCC ATGTACCTCAATCACagctttttggtttaaattctcATAAGCTTTTGAGAAGAAGTGTAAACTGTTTAGGAGTGGCTGAGTCTGGTAAAGCAGCTCAAGCTAGCACAGCTACTAGTCAAGATGATCTTCTCAGCTTTGTTAAAAATGACAAGAGAAGAATGCTTCATGTTGTTTATCGCGTTGGCGATTTGGACAGGACGATTAA ATTCTACACTGAATGTCTTGGAATGAAGCTTCTACGCAAGCGTGATATACCTgaagaaaaatatactaatgCTTTCCTTGGTTATGGACCTGAAGATTCACACTTCGTCATTGAGCTCACTTATA ATTATGGAGTTGACAAGTATGACGTCGGGGCTGGTTTTGGTCACTTTGGTATTGCTGTTGACGAT GTGGCGAAAACTGTAGAGCTTGTTAAAGCCAAAGGGGGCAAAGTATCCCGGGAGCCTGGTCCTGTCAAAGGTGGCAAAACTGTAATCGCATTCATTGAAGATCCTGATGGTTACAAATTTGAACTCTTGGAAAGAGGTCCTACACCAGAACCTCTTTGCCAAGTTATGCTCCGTGTTGGTGATCTCGATAGGGCCATAAAGTTCTATGAGAAG GCTTTTGGAATGGAACTTCTGCGAACAAGAGACAACCCAGAGTACAAG TACACGATAGCTATGATGGGATATGGTCCAGAAGATAAATTTCCTGTCCTAGAGCTGACATATAACTATGGTGTTACAGAATACGATAAAGGAAATGCTTATGCTCAG ATTGCAATAGGGACGGATGATGTGTACAAAACTGCAGAAGCTATAAAACTCTTTGGGGGGAAAATCACGAGGGAACCTG